The DNA segment GATCCTGGTGCAGCGGCATCACGCGGATGTGCGGGCCTGCCTCGCCGTGAGGCTACGGAACTCCCATGATGCGGAGGATCTGGCGCAGGAGGTCTTCATGACCGCATTCCGGCGGATCGGGGATTGTGACCCGGACCGTCCGATCAAGCCATGGTTCCGCGGCATTGCCATGAAACTGCTGGCGAATTTCCGGCGGAAAAACCGGCCGGAGCTGGTCGGCTCCCATGAAGAGCTGCAGGCGTTGCTGGATGCCGGGCTGGAAGCGAGATTCGGCAACGATGACCGGGACGGACCTGCCTTGGAGGCGTTGGTGCGGTGCTTGGAGCGGCTGGAGAATCCCGCCCGGAACCTGCTGCGGGCCCGCTATGAGGAAGGGGAGTCTCTGGAGGAACTGTCCGGCAGGCTGGGGAGGAAACCATCGGCGGTTTCCATGCAGTTGCACCGTCTGCGCATGGTTCTGGGGGACTGTGTGAGGGGTAAACTCGGAGTTTTGGACCATCCATCGGAATCGGTATGAGTACGGACTGGAATCATCTGGTGGCGGGATTGCTGGAAGGAACGCTCACCGCGAAGGAGCGGGAGGCGCTGCTGGCGATGTGCCAGGAGTCGGAAGAGGTCCTGGAGGCGACGGTGAACATGGTGGGGATGGACCGCCTGCTGGCCCCGGCGATGACGGACCCGACGGGGGAGCTGACAGCGCGGGAGGTTATGATGCGGCTGGGTGCCGGGAAAGGGATGGGCGACAACGGTTGGCGGGTGATCGACCGGGTGGGGCAGGTGCTGGGCAGGGAGCAGCGCGGCCGGTGGCTGGCTTGGGCGGCCATGATCCTGCTGTCCCTTGTCGGGGCGTGGTGGGGGAAAGGCTTGCTGGAACCGGTGGCGATGCTCGCGCGTTCCGAGTCCCTGGTATGGGAGAAAGGAAGCGGCATCCATGAAGGGCGGGTCAAACGTGGAGATCGTCTGAGGGCGTTGGCGGGTCTGCTGGAACTGCGCCTGAGCAACGGTGCGAAGGTGATCCTGGAAGGCCCGTTCGACGTGGAGATGAAAGGGCGGATGGACATGAAGCTCAACGTCGGCAGGCTGGCGGTGAAATGCCCGCCTTCCGCACGCGGTTTCACCGTCGAAACCCACGAGGGAAAGGTCGTGGACCTGGGGACGGAGTTCGGGATGCGGGCGTCCGGCGACGGCACCACGGAGGTGCATGTCCTGACGGGAATGGTCACGATGAACCCGGCGAACCGCGGCAAGATCTCCCTGTTCGAGGGGGACGCGCTGAGGGTGGAAAGAGGCAGTACCAGCCTGGGGAGCGCGGATGCGAGTGCTTTCATCACAAGGATTCCGGCCCAGTCGGAACGGGAGGGCGGTTACGTCCACTGGAGCTTCGACGAAGGCGCGGGTGAAGCCGGGGCGGACTCTGGCCGCTATCTGGCGATGGGGAGCGACGCGGCGATGAAGCTGCGGAGCGATGTTTCCAATGCCTTCGGCTTTGGAATCGGCACACCGCCGGCGTGGATCGATGGAGTGAAGGGAAAAGCGCTGTCCTTCGATGGCGTGGGATCTTTCGCGGAATCCGGCTATCCCGGGATCGAAGGGGCGCTGCCCCGCACGGTGGCGATGTGGATCCGGCTGCCGGAGGGGGATCTTTCGGCCGGACAGGGGATCCTTTCGTGGGGCAGTGCGACGGAATACGGGGTGTG comes from the Luteolibacter sp. SL250 genome and includes:
- a CDS encoding sigma-70 family RNA polymerase sigma factor, with the translated sequence MEPNDEPQLIRAAQKRDLGAFAILVQRHHADVRACLAVRLRNSHDAEDLAQEVFMTAFRRIGDCDPDRPIKPWFRGIAMKLLANFRRKNRPELVGSHEELQALLDAGLEARFGNDDRDGPALEALVRCLERLENPARNLLRARYEEGESLEELSGRLGRKPSAVSMQLHRLRMVLGDCVRGKLGVLDHPSESV
- a CDS encoding LamG-like jellyroll fold domain-containing protein, which encodes MSTDWNHLVAGLLEGTLTAKEREALLAMCQESEEVLEATVNMVGMDRLLAPAMTDPTGELTAREVMMRLGAGKGMGDNGWRVIDRVGQVLGREQRGRWLAWAAMILLSLVGAWWGKGLLEPVAMLARSESLVWEKGSGIHEGRVKRGDRLRALAGLLELRLSNGAKVILEGPFDVEMKGRMDMKLNVGRLAVKCPPSARGFTVETHEGKVVDLGTEFGMRASGDGTTEVHVLTGMVTMNPANRGKISLFEGDALRVERGSTSLGSADASAFITRIPAQSEREGGYVHWSFDEGAGEAGADSGRYLAMGSDAAMKLRSDVSNAFGFGIGTPPAWIDGVKGKALSFDGVGSFAESGYPGIEGALPRTVAMWIRLPEGDLSAGQGILSWGSATEYGVWQIAVDWSKHGTKGKLRIGTYGGRVVGTTDLCDGKWHHIAVVLGPGSRPEVPGNVLFYVDGNLEPISQREDFRVETNVRNAESGVILGRHSVPVPGLRNFYHGAMDEVFIFDRALVQKEIQHLMKHHEAP